In Candidatus Binataceae bacterium, the sequence TGCCGCGCGGCGTATGCACCTCGATATCGTCCTGCTCGGCCTTACCGATCAGCGCCCGTCCCAGCGGAGAGGAAAGCGAGATGCGATTGGCGGCGCCGTCGACCTCCTCGGGCACCACGATCTCGTATTCGACGCTGACGCTCTCGTCGAGGTCTTCGAGCTCGACGCGGCTGCCCAGGCCGACCGTGTCGCGCGGGATCGAATCGAGGTTGATTCGCGCGAGTTCGGCGACGCGCGCTTCAAGATTGGCCAGACGCGCGCGCAGGAATTCCTGGCGCTGTTTGGCCATCGCCCACTCCGCGTTTTCGGAGAGGTCCCCGTGCGCGCGCGCCCGCTCCAACTCCTTGGGCAATTCCACGGTCAACTCGCGCTTGAGGTTTTCCATCTCCTTGCGCAGCCGCTTGA encodes:
- a CDS encoding GreA/GreB family elongation factor yields the protein MAELPVVKRLRKEMENLKRELTVELPKELERARAHGDLSENAEWAMAKQRQEFLRARLANLEARVAELARINLDSIPRDTVGLGSRVELEDLDESVSVEYEIVVPEEVDGAANRISLSSPLGRALIGKAEQDDIEVHTPRGKRAYLVKRLVTIHTILALESEENPRS